In Fragaria vesca subsp. vesca linkage group LG1, FraVesHawaii_1.0, whole genome shotgun sequence, the sequence CAAGACATGGCAAGTAAGAATGACAAAACTTCTATTGTGATTTATTTTCATTGCACCTTCTTGCCAATTTTTTTAGTTAGTATCGCAATTCAATGTGATTTGTTATCTTATTTGTGTGTGTGTGTGTGTGTGTGTAAAAACTAGGGCTGATCAGGGTATGCTAAGAACATCATTTTTGAGCATATCACAAATCAAGAAGCCAAGAACCCTATCATTATAGACCAGAAGTATTCTGATGATTCCACTGCTGGATTTGGAACTCTGGGTGACCAAGGCAGCGCTGTACAAGTGAGCGACGTGACGTTTTGTGACTTTCATGGATCTGTAGCTGGGGATATAGCCATTACTTTGGACTGCGACGATCATATTGGTTGCGAGAACATTGTAATGGATCACATCGACTTAACTTCCTCCGTTCCTGGCAAGAAGGTTTGCTGCCGAATGCAAGAACGTCCAAGGATATTCTACTTCATTATCTCCTAATGTGGCATGCCTTTAAAAGACTTTTTTTTTAGCTTGTAACGCAATACAAGTTATATAACCAATAATAAGTGAAGTCTCATTTGTCTCTCTCCATTACTATGCTATTAGAAAATGGAAACTCACATCATGGAATGTGATATTAGATTGGTTTTGGATCGGGAAGGGTAGCACGTCAATAGTTCATATTATTAGCGAAGGGTCGAGAAGAGAGTGAAGCAATAGAATGAGAATATGGGGATGGCTTTGCCAGAACATAAAACAAGTCTTACCAATGCCTACTAAGGTCCATTAACAAAGTCTGATAATAGGAAGGTAACAACCATTGAACACATCAGAAGAATGTAAATAACACCACATCAAAGGGGTCCTACAAATATCAATCTCAAATCACTACTCCATAACTCCTGACCTAAACCATAAAGAAACTAGGACACATGACGATACACACTACTTCTCACTTCCTCTTTTTAGCAGGAGGCTGGGGAACCTCCTCCTCGTCTTCCTCTTCTTCCTCCTCTGCATCCTCATCATCATCATCGCCACCATCATCATCATCCTCGTCCTCCTCATCATCGTCATCATTTCCTCCATCACCATTGGCTTCAGGTTCATCCTCAGGGTCTGCATCTTCCCCTTCTTCGCCTGAGAAGTCCTCATCTGATGCATCATCTTCCTCCTCAGGCACATCATCGACATCATCTTCCTCGTCATCCTCAGTGTCGCTGGCATCTTTGTTTTCTGGACCAGGTTTTTGCAATTTGAAAAGTTCTTCAAAAGGAAAGCTGCAGAAGGGAGTAACACAAAGCCACTCAGTTGAATGTACCCATGAAGGCCAAGAGCACATAAAAGATGGACAAATAGGATTTCCATTACCTTCCGGTGACTGCAGACAATTTTGGAGACACATTGATGTCATTCATCAGGGATCCTGCCTGAGACAACCTCAAAAAATGTTAGTGCAAACTATACAAGAAGAAAAATTAACTATTAGATCAAACTCATATGATCCCATGAAGACCCTAATCTAAACGACTTGGGCATTCAAATACATGTTACTCTCAGGGATATAAACTGTACAAGTCAAAATCTCATGAATTGCTTTCAACAGTAGATAACATACTGAGCCACAAGAATTGGAGTTGTAAATCAGATTTGAAGATAGGACGCATAACGAAACATCAACTCTGTTTCCATGACTCAAGAATGTAATAAATCAAATAAACTTTAGCTCTGAACTACAACTACCCAAAGTTTGGTCCATGGCAGATCTGGTACTAAACCCTAGCCATATACAAATAGACATGTAGGACCAAGTGGCTGATGTTCATTTCAAATTCAATATCTGAGGAGCTGAGATGGCTACACCAATCCTCTGTTCTCATATGTCCTTTTTGCCTTTAAAATTCTAAGATTAAGAACAGAAAAAGGAGTAGTGGCATTCAATAACGTTATGAATTTAAAGAAAACAGTACATCACACAAAGACAATATTGCAAAGCCGAAACAATTCTAGAGAACAAGAGCAGTAGAATCTCCAAAGCAAACGTCCAGGAATTA encodes:
- the LOC101301324 gene encoding uncharacterized protein LOC101301324, which encodes MVSLCSSDNNSFWVGSVFEAMVVNTVLAAHNSLALWLLAAGSLMNDINVSPKLSAVTGSFPFEELFKLQKPGPENKDASDTEDDEEDDVDDVPEEEDDASDEDFSGEEGEDADPEDEPEANGDGGNDDDDEEDEDDDDGGDDDDEDAEEEEEEDEEEVPQPPAKKRK